A single region of the Halorussus gelatinilyticus genome encodes:
- a CDS encoding acetate--CoA ligase family protein: MDENTGGLSGLFAPERVAVIGATESDGSIGRAITRNLQDDFAGETVPVNPNYDDVLGLDCYPDVDSVPGELHLAIVVVPPKIAVDAVRQCGEAGVRNVVVITAGFGETGSEGASREQELTEVARQYDLNLVGPNSLGVMSTPSGLNATFGPENALAGSISFMSQSGAFITAVLDWANDEGIGFKDVVSLGNKAVLDETDFVDAWGDDPDTDVILGYLEGVENGGEFIDAARETTDDTPIVMVKSGRTEAGAQAVSSHTGTLAGSEQAYEAGLEQAGVLRVENVQELFDFAQILSGQPVPDSDDVAIVTNAGGPGVMTTDAVGDSNLSLASFTDETLAELSEAMPEEANIYNPIDAIGDADIERFEEALDIALADENVGCAVVLSAPTAVIDFDDLAEVITDLQAEHGKPVASVLMGGERTESAKVKLREGGIPNYFDPARAVRSLDALSRYRTISQRDYEAPEQFDVDRERAREILERADERGDNRLGVEAMDLLDAYGIPTPEGTIAEDPEDAVSAAQDIEGSVVMKIVSPDILHKSDIGGVKVGVEPEDVYDAYEDLVTRARNYQPDAEILGVQVQEMVDLDSGTETIIGMNRDPQFGPLLLFGLGGIFVEILEDTETRVAPVSEREATEMVEGIRSAPLLRGARGRDPADREAIVESLQRLSQLVTDFPAILELDVNPLVAGPDGVQAVDVRLTVDTDKL, encoded by the coding sequence GTGGACGAGAACACAGGCGGGTTGTCGGGACTGTTCGCGCCCGAGCGAGTCGCCGTAATCGGCGCGACCGAGAGCGACGGGTCCATCGGTCGAGCGATTACGCGGAACTTGCAGGACGACTTCGCGGGCGAGACGGTTCCGGTGAACCCCAACTACGACGACGTGCTGGGGTTGGACTGCTACCCCGACGTGGACTCCGTACCGGGCGAACTGCACCTCGCTATCGTCGTCGTGCCGCCCAAAATCGCGGTCGATGCGGTCCGGCAGTGCGGCGAGGCCGGCGTCCGGAACGTGGTGGTCATCACGGCCGGGTTCGGCGAGACCGGGAGCGAGGGCGCGAGCCGCGAGCAGGAACTGACCGAGGTCGCTCGACAGTACGACCTGAACCTCGTCGGTCCGAACAGCCTCGGCGTGATGAGTACGCCCTCGGGCCTGAACGCGACGTTCGGCCCCGAGAACGCGCTCGCCGGCTCCATCTCCTTCATGAGTCAGTCGGGCGCGTTCATCACCGCGGTCCTCGACTGGGCCAACGACGAGGGCATCGGCTTCAAGGACGTGGTCTCGCTCGGCAACAAGGCCGTGTTGGACGAGACCGACTTCGTGGACGCGTGGGGCGACGACCCCGACACCGACGTCATTCTGGGCTACTTGGAGGGCGTCGAGAACGGCGGGGAGTTCATCGACGCCGCGCGCGAGACGACCGACGACACGCCCATCGTGATGGTCAAGTCGGGTCGGACCGAGGCCGGAGCGCAGGCGGTCTCGTCGCACACCGGCACGCTCGCGGGGAGCGAGCAGGCCTACGAGGCCGGACTGGAGCAGGCCGGCGTCCTGCGCGTCGAGAACGTCCAAGAGCTGTTCGACTTCGCCCAGATTCTGTCCGGCCAGCCCGTCCCCGACTCCGACGACGTTGCCATCGTGACGAACGCCGGCGGTCCCGGCGTCATGACCACCGACGCGGTGGGCGACTCGAACCTCTCGCTGGCGTCGTTCACCGACGAGACTCTGGCCGAACTCTCGGAGGCGATGCCCGAGGAGGCGAACATCTACAACCCCATCGACGCCATCGGCGACGCCGACATCGAGCGGTTCGAGGAGGCGCTGGACATCGCGCTGGCCGACGAGAACGTCGGCTGTGCGGTGGTCCTCTCGGCCCCGACCGCGGTCATCGACTTCGACGACCTCGCCGAGGTCATCACCGACCTGCAGGCCGAACACGGCAAGCCGGTCGCCTCGGTGCTGATGGGCGGCGAGCGCACCGAGTCGGCCAAGGTGAAACTGCGCGAGGGCGGCATCCCGAACTACTTCGACCCGGCGCGCGCGGTCCGGAGCCTCGACGCGCTCTCGCGCTACCGGACCATCAGCCAGCGCGACTACGAGGCCCCCGAGCAGTTCGACGTGGACCGCGAGCGCGCCCGAGAGATTCTGGAGCGCGCCGACGAGCGCGGTGACAACCGCCTCGGCGTCGAAGCGATGGACCTGCTCGACGCCTACGGCATCCCGACGCCGGAGGGCACCATCGCCGAGGACCCCGAGGACGCGGTTTCGGCCGCCCAAGACATCGAGGGGAGCGTCGTGATGAAGATAGTCAGCCCCGACATCCTCCACAAGTCCGACATCGGCGGCGTGAAGGTCGGCGTCGAACCCGAAGACGTGTACGACGCCTACGAGGACCTCGTGACCCGCGCCCGGAACTACCAGCCCGACGCCGAGATTCTGGGCGTCCAAGTTCAGGAGATGGTGGACCTCGACTCGGGCACCGAGACCATCATCGGGATGAACCGCGACCCGCAGTTCGGTCCCCTGCTGCTGTTCGGACTCGGGGGCATCTTCGTGGAGATTCTGGAGGACACCGAGACCCGCGTCGCGCCAGTGAGCGAGCGCGAGGCAACCGAGATGGTCGAGGGGATTCGGTCCGCGCCGCTCCTCCGGGGCGCGCGCGGCCGGGACCCCGCCGACCGCGAGGCCATCGTCGAGAGCCTCCAGCGGCTCTCGCAACTCGTGACCGACTTCCCCGCGATTCTGGAACTCGACGTGAACCCCCTCGTCGCGGGACCCGACGGCGTGCAGGCCGTGGACGTGCGACTGACCGTGGACACCGACAAACTATGA